The Micromonospora sp. WMMD961 genome has a segment encoding these proteins:
- a CDS encoding class I SAM-dependent methyltransferase, which produces MTTALDFTAVKARQQVTWASGDYGAVAALIHPIAELLVTAADLSAGARVLDVATGTGNAAIAAARCGCAVTGVDYVPELLERGHARASAERLPVTFVTGDAERLAYVDGAFDAVLSVVGVMFAPNQERAAAELVRVCRPGGTVALASWTPQGFIGELFRTVGRHVPPPAGLRPPVQWGDEDRVRELLGAAVHDLRAVRREFVFRFGTPEEFALFFRANYGPTLKAFEALPEERRAELHADLVKLARTRNRATDGTVRISAEYLEVVARRTTVPA; this is translated from the coding sequence ATGACCACCGCACTCGATTTCACCGCCGTGAAGGCACGCCAGCAGGTGACCTGGGCAAGCGGCGACTACGGGGCCGTCGCCGCCCTCATCCACCCGATTGCCGAGTTGCTGGTGACCGCGGCCGACCTGTCGGCGGGCGCTCGGGTGCTGGACGTGGCGACCGGGACCGGCAACGCCGCCATCGCCGCCGCCCGCTGCGGCTGCGCGGTGACCGGCGTCGACTACGTACCCGAACTGTTGGAACGCGGCCACGCGCGGGCCTCGGCGGAACGGCTTCCGGTCACGTTCGTGACCGGGGACGCGGAGCGCCTGGCGTACGTCGACGGTGCCTTCGACGCGGTGCTCTCCGTCGTCGGCGTGATGTTCGCCCCGAACCAGGAGCGGGCGGCGGCCGAGCTGGTCCGGGTCTGCCGGCCCGGAGGCACGGTCGCGCTGGCGTCGTGGACGCCGCAGGGTTTCATCGGCGAGTTGTTCCGCACGGTGGGGCGGCACGTGCCGCCCCCGGCCGGGCTGCGCCCGCCGGTGCAGTGGGGCGACGAGGACCGGGTCCGTGAGCTGCTCGGGGCGGCCGTGCACGACCTTCGGGCGGTACGCCGGGAGTTCGTCTTCCGCTTCGGCACACCTGAGGAGTTCGCCCTCTTCTTCCGGGCCAACTACGGCCCGACGTTGAAGGCGTTCGAGGCGCTGCCCGAGGAGCGCCGAGCGGAGCTGCACGCCGACCTGGTGAAGCTGGCCCGTACGCGCAACCGGGCCACCGACGGCACGGTGCGGATTTCGGCGGAATACCTGGAGGTCGTGGCGCGGCGGACCACCGTTCCCGCCTGA